The following coding sequences lie in one Lolium perenne isolate Kyuss_39 chromosome 2, Kyuss_2.0, whole genome shotgun sequence genomic window:
- the LOC127334379 gene encoding nudix hydrolase 13, mitochondrial, which translates to MAEAMAPEKLVARKGRLRQRYDNEYRLVAGCVPYRVDKDGQLEVLMVSTPSRHDLVFPKGGWEDDEDVYEAACREALEEAGVRGTINRDSLGLWVFRSKSSQSEQSSDSPRGACKGHVFALEVTEELEQWPEQDTHGRRWVSSADSYGLCRYDWMREALTALLDRSSTWTSPVVAAVAVAESPAVPDQLNEHAGMCMNMILAADRAVALC; encoded by the exons ATGGCCGAAGCAATGGCACCGGAGAAGCTCGTCGCGAGGAAGGGCCGGCTGCGGCAGCGCTACGACAACGAGTACCGCCTCGTGGCAGGGTGTGTGCCGTATCGGGTGGACAAAGACGGGCAGCTCGAGGTTCTCATGGTCTCCACGCCCAGCAGGCACGATctcgtcttcccaaag GGCGGCTgggaggacgacgaggacgtcTACGAAGCTGCCTGTCGCGAGGCGCTGGAGGAGGCCGGAGTCAGGGGCACCATCAAC AGAGACTCGCTGGGGCTGTGGGTGTTCAGGAGCAAGAGCAGCCAGAGCGAGCAGAGCAGCGACAGCCCGAGGGGCGCCTGCAAGGGCCACGTCTTCGCGCTCGAGGTCACCGAGGAGCTCGAGCAATGGCCGGAGCAAGACACCCACGGCAGGCGATGGGTCTCATCGGCGGACTCGTACGGGCTCTGCCGCTACGACTGGATGCGCGAGGCGCTGACGGCGTTGCTGGACCGTTCTTCAACTTGGACGTCCCCTGTAGTGGCAGCCGTTGCGGTGGCTGAGAGCCCTGCGGTGCCGGATCAGCTGAACGAGCACGCTGGCATGTGCATGAACATGATACTGGCCGCAGATCGAGCGGTGGCGCTGTGCTGA